TTCTTTTTGCCAAAGTACTGTTAAAATTTTTCCTTGTTCACTTCTGTATTGAGCATTTGGCTCCTTGCTCAAGAGTTTTTGAAAGATACGCCCATTCAATAAACGAATCTGTAGAGCTTGGTAGCCCCCTATCATCTTATTCATTTTGTCTCCTTTTTTCTTCTATATCGAACTTTATAGTGTCAATTGTAATGTTTTTAATTACATCTGTCAAATCTTTCGATATAGAAATGTTAATTTTTTAATAGATCTTCATAAATCGCATAATCAAAATCCTTAAAGACATTGAATACAACTGTCATATAAGGATGTTCTTTCTGAAATTGTCTAACCGTCTTTATTGCAATCTTGGCTGCCTCTTCATTTGGAAAATGAAATTCTCCTGTTGAGATACAACAAAAGGCCAGACTTCTCAGTCCTTGTTTATAAGCTAAGGTCAAACACTCTTCATAGGACGAGGCTAATTGTCGTCTTTCCAAATCCGTCACTTCTTCATAGATAATCGGCCCCACCGTGTGAAGGACATAGCGGGAAGGTAGATTATAGGCCTTGGTCATCTTTGCCTGACCCGTAGCCTCATCCCTTCCTTGTTCTTGCATGAGAGCATGACAGGCTAAACGTAGTTCAACCCCCGCCGCTGTGTGAATGGCATTGTCAATACAAGAATGATTAGGAACGAAACAGCCTAAAAGTTTGCTGTTGGCTGCATTCACAATGCCATCGACTGCAAGGCGCGTGATATCACCTTGCCACAGGTAGAGATTGGGCTGAATCGGAGTCAAGTCTTTTAAGTCCACAACTCCTTTTTCTACTAGTTTTTCTTGTAAATAACGGTCTTGTTGGTAGAGAAAGTCTGCTGTAACTGGCGCTGGATTGCGGACATTTTGAAGAACACGATACAAAACTTCTTGCTCCTCTAGCTTTTCGGGAATTTCTAACTCATTCAATCCTTGTTCTCTTTTTAAAACATCAATCAAATACTCTAGTCTGCTAGCCATTGTTGGAGAACCTCCCTTATATCATCCTTTATAAAAATTGATTTATCTTTTGTAGCAGCGAAGCCTTCAACATCATCACGATTGAGGCGTATCAAATGAGCCTTTGGAAATAGGGCTGTCATTTTCTCAAAAGGATAACGAATAATAGTCGGAGTATTGTAGCCAACCCCCAACTCTAAGAAGACAACTTTTTGGTCCCCGATACCTTCCAAAAAATCTTGATAAGCTTCATAAGAAGCTTCCCAGGTCTCATCTTGGACAAAAGATTGATCGATACGCAAATGCATTGTCATTGGCGCCCCACAATGCGGACAATGCTGTATCAAGTCAGTTGGAATTTTCAAGTCCTTGATTTCTTTTAGCATCTCCATGACAGCTTCTTTATTATCAAAGACTTCCTGTCGACAAGGAAGGGAACACTGCCATTCCTCATAGTTCACCTGGACTTCAAAGAAACGCTCCGGAGCAAATCCTGTCTTCATAAACTGCCCATCTACATTGGTCGTAATCACAAAATAATCCTTGTCCTTAACCAAGTCGAAAAGGGCTCTATAAAGAAGAAGACCCTCAGGTTGATAACTATTATGATAGATATGCTTAGCCCAATAGCCCCAACGCTCCTCAGCGGTCTCAAAAGGATAAAATCCTGCAGAATACATATCCTGCATCCCGTAACGACTAATATAGTCTTTAAGAAAACTTCAAAACGTGAGCCAGAGTAAGTTAAGCCTGCGGCTGCAGACAAGCCAGCTCCTGCTCCCATTACAATCTTATCCGCTTCTTCGATAATTCTCTTTGCTTCTTCAATCTTTGTCATTTCATCATACCTCAATCTTAAATCTATCTTGGTAGGGAGGCAATTGCGTCAAATCATAATAGTCCCCTACTGCTTTTTTAAAACGAAAAACTTGTAGGTGACTACGCCCCTCCTCAGTCGGATAGATATCGTACATATATGGATTAGCTTTCAACAACTCTTCAAGATGCTCTTTGCCAATCCATTCCACCTGACCCGTTAAGGAAATGGATTTACGATCCATGGTTCCTGCTCCTTGAGTCATCCCTGTCACCGCTACACGTCCATCATCCTTAAGTCGCTTGTAGAGAGGTTTAAAATCAGCCGTCAAAAAATAAACTGTTTTTCCATCCTCCCACATCATGTCCATAACAGCTGTATGCGGATGTCCTGTTTCATCAACTGTTGCCACTACAACAGAGTGAATCTCTTTTACTAGTACTTTCAAATAATTCATTATCATTTACCATGTCCTTCTTTGAATTTTAGTTCGATATCGAAGCTTCATAGTTTCATTGTAACCTTATCCATTACATCCGTCAACTCTTTCGATATCGAAATAATTTCAAAAAACAAAAAACTTTCCTAATCATCTAGGAAAGTTCTCACTATAATCTATTAATATCTTTAAACAAGTTTATTCAGCTTTTGTAATATCTTCACGCATTTCATCGACATTGAATTTAGCGAAGAGATACTGACGATCTTGAACTGGGAAACGTTGATCCAGTTGGTCAACTGGACCGACTTCAACAATACCATTATCAATAATAAAGTCCATGACATGCCCACCGAAAGACAAATCATCTGATATAAAATGTAAATGGTAGCCAGCAACGCTCACACCGTGGAACATTTCAGGTGTCCAAATCCCAACAATAGTTCCTGAAATATTATCAGCTTCATACTCAGGTTGATGAGTCGCCACTTCAGCAAATTTCGTATCAGGAGTAGACTTAGGTATCATGCGGACATGCATGTGTTTAAAATGCCCTTTAATCTTAATAGAACGGAAGAGATTAACACCATCATAGTATGATTCAATGCGCTCTTCAAGTTCTTTATCAGTCATTTCAAAACGTTGACGGAAGATAACTTCAGCTTGATGAGGCACGACTGCCGCATAAGGAACCTTTTCATCAGGAGACACTTCCACAACTTCAACCTTGCCTTCTGATCCCTTAGCCTGGTAAGCTTTGCCATCAAGAACAATCAATTCACCATCAATAGAATCTAAAGTTCCAAGACCCAAGTCTCCATGCTCCAACAATTCACCTACTGTTAAAGTACCCCCATAAAGCCCAGCCATCAAGGCTCCCAAGGTATTATATTGAAATAATTTTATGGCTTCAGACATGTCTACACCCTCTTTTTAATAAAATTCATCTGGCAAGATAGTTTCGCCAAGTTTAATATTATCTTTATAATCAATTGGAACATCAATAAGGACAGGTCCATCTACAGCTTGTTCCAAAGCCTTTTGAAGCAAGCTAGCAAACTCTTCCTTACTTGTTGCACGATATCCTTTTGCTCCAAAGCTCTCAGCATATTTTACAAAATCAACTGGACCAAAGTCAACCCCTGAAGAGCGACCATACTTCATTTCTTCCTGGAATTCAACCATATTGTAATGACCATCATTCCAGATGATATGAACAATTGGCAGTTTCAAACGAACTGCTGTTTCCAATTCTTGTGCTGAGAAGAGGAAACCTCCGTCACCAGAAACTGAAATTACTTTTGTCTTAGGACGCACTAAAGCTGCAGAAATGGCCCACGGAAGGGCAACACCTAGAGTTTGCATCCCGTTTGAGAAAAGCAAATGACGTGGTTCATAAGATTTGAAATAACGAGCCATCCAGATATAATGACTACCAACGTCGACTGTCACAGTCATATCATCCTCAGTTTGATCTTGTAATACTTCAATCAAATCTAGCGGATGTACCGTACCTTCTTTAGGCTGACGGTCAAATTTTACATCTTCGACGACTGTATTTTTTAACCCTTTAAGATACTCGACTGAACCTTCAGGTAATTTGTAGCCTTGAATAGCAGGCAAAAGCAAATCTAAAGTTGCTTCTACATTACCAATCAATTCACGTTCTGGCTGGAAGTAAGTATCCACCTCAGCAGGCTCCACATCGATTACAATAATACGCGCTGAAATTTCAGCATTCCAGTTACGTGCTTCATATTCAATTGGGTCATAACCAATGGCAATAATCAAGTCAGACTTCTTAAGCAACATGTCACCGGGTTGGTTACGGAAAAGACCTACACGACCAAAGAAAGTATCTTCTTCAAGCTCACGTGACACAATACCAGCACCTTGGAAAGTCTCTACAACTGGCAATTTAACAGATTCCAAAATCTGACGAATAGACGAAGTCACAGCTTCTGATGAGGCACCATTTCCCAAAAGAAGGACTGGCAAAACCGCATTCTTAATAGCTTGCGCCAAGTAGTTGATATCAGAAACAGAGGCGGATCCAAGTTTTGGATCTGTCATTGGCTTAATAGCCTTGACACTGACTGTAGCATCAGTTACATCTTGAGGAATTGAAATAAAGCTTGCGCCCGGTTTCCCTGATTTAGCATGACGATAGGCATTTGCTACTGTTTCAGAAAGGGTATTAGCATCATGAACTTCGGCTGCATACTTAGTAATTGGCTCAAGCATGGCAACGTTATTCATTGATTGGTGGGCACGTTTCAAAAGGTCTGCACGTTTAACCTGACCACCAATAGCAAGGACAGGGTCTCCTTCATCCGTTGCTGTTACCAATCCAGTTGCCAAATTGGATACACCAGGACCAGATGTCACCAAAACAACACCAGGTTTACCTGTAATTCGTCCAACACCTTGAGCCATAAAAGCGGCGTTTTGCTCATGTCGAGCTACTATCAATTCAGGTCCTTTATCTTCCAAGGTATCAAAAACCCTATCGATTTTTGCTCCAGGGATACCAAAGACATAATCAACATCATGGTTGATTAAACTATCAACCACTAAATCCGCACCATACAATTGCTTTTCTTCTGACATGAACACAGTCCTTCTGGCCCTAAAATGATAGAGCCAATTTTCCTTTCAAGTATAAGTCACAAAGTGTCAAAGTCTGCTCGTTTTTTCACAAACTTTTATCACTTCACAATTCTGTTATCATTATAGCACAGTTTTCAGGCAATCTTGTGAAAAAAAGATTGTGAAATTTTGCACTTCAAACGTAAAAAGAAACACCTGATTGCTATCAGATGTTTAACTATTTTTTACCTTAGCAAATTCTCGATTGAGATAATTTTGTAATCCTTCAAAGATTTCTATGAGCTTGAGGTAATTAGACAAACTTGATCGTCCGGGGATGTCCACCACGTCCAAAGAAATGCGTTCCAGGTCTTTTTCATAGAGAATGCGGAAGGATACCACTGCTTGATCAGAAAAATAATTCTCCCCTGCTAAAATAAAGCACTCATAGATGATGCCAACAGGATTAGCAACCTTCAATTCAATACGAACTGCGCCTAATCCCAAGGCCTCCACTTGCTGAAAACGCTCCAGAATAGCCTGTCGCTGACTGGGGATAAAACTCATGATATCCATAGTGGCCCTCCCAAGACTCCTTTTTGTCTATTATAGCCTAAAGCTGAGAAAAATGCTAAATAGATAATTCCAAATTTATATTACTCTTATTTTTATACGAATAACATAATAAAAAAACAAACATCACTTTCTGACATTTGTCTACACTTATAATGTCTAAAATAGCATAGAATTTTTTTATTCTGCTTTGCCAGTGAAACGATAAAGATAATCATCGTCTTTGCCACTGTATTCAAGTTCATTGATTTGAATTGTTTTACCGCCATCGCTTAAAACAGCTACATAAACATTTGAAGAATCTTTATCATATTTCTTACTAGCAGTAAAAATAAAATAATCACCCTTGTATTCAGATTTATGTTTATTAAAAGCACCTTTTGCTTCTCCATCAAGTTTATCTTCAGGAATTACTACAAAAGGCTCAGTATGATCCTCAGTTTTATTAGTAATTTTATTATTTTTTTTATCAAAGATTAAGGTGCTACTTCCTTCAGAAAAGATTAACCCATCGTAACCTGGATTTTCAGAATAACCAGTGTACTTTTCTTGTAATTTTTTTGGAATACCGTTAGCATCCTTTGAACTACATGCTGCTAGACTAACAACAGCAAAGGCTAACATCACAATACTCAATAACTTTCTCATTTTTAAAACCCCTTTTTAATGTAAGTAACAATATCTGTCACAAAAATATACTGATATTCTATCAAAAATTCTATAACTTGTCAGTATCAATATAAAATTCAGCTTGAAATAAAAGTAAAAAAGCCTACTTAAAAGGTAGGCCAATTTAACTATTAAGGAATTAAATGAGTTTAATTAATATAAATATAAATTTTTCTATAACTCAATAGCCAGAACATCACATTCTGACTATTACTCTTATTTCTCATCTTCGTCCATTGAAAGTACTGACAGGAAGGCTTCTTGTGGGACTTCAACCGAACCGATAGCTTTCATACGTTTCTTACCGGCTTTTTGTTTTTCGAGGAGTTTACGTTTACGTGAAACGTCACCACCGTAACATTTTGCCAAGACGTTTTTACGAAGGGCTTTGATATCTGTACGGGCAACAATTTTTTGACCGATGGCCGCTTGGATAGGCACTTCGAATTGTTGACGTGGAATGATTTTCTTAAGCTTATCAACGATAAGTTTTCCACGCTCGTAGGCAAATTCCTTATGCACGATGAAGCTAAGGGCATCGACCTTGTCACCATTAAGAAGAATATCCATTTTCACCAATTGTGAACGACGGTATTCTGACAATTCATAGTCAAAGCTTGCATAACCACGTGTTGATGATTTCAATTTATCAAAGAAATCAAAGACGATTTCAGCAAGTGGAATCTGATAAATAACGTTCACACGATTATCATCGATATATTCCATGGTTTCAAAATCACCACGTTTACGTTGTGCCAACTCCATAACCGCACCAACATACTCTTGAGGAACCATGATTTGAGCTTTAACATAAGGCTCTTCGATGGCATCAATACGTGTAGGATCTGGGAATTCAGATGGGTTGGACACTTCAAGCATCTCACCGTCAGTAGTATTAACATGGTAAACTACCGATGGTGCTGTCATAATGAGGTCGATATTAAACTCACGTTCCAAACGCTCTTGGATAACATCCATGTGAAGAAGACCCAAGAAACCACAACGGAAACCAAAACCAAGGGCTTGAGACGTTTCAGGCTCAAACTGAAGACTGGCATCGTTCAATTGGAGCTTTTCAAGAGCTTCACGCAAGTCATTGTATTTATTAGACTCAATTGGATAAAGACCGGCGAAGACCATTGGATTCATTTGCTTATAGCCATGGAGTGGCTCTGCTGCTGGATTATCCGCAAGTGTTACTGTATCACCGACACGGGTATCCGCAACAGTCTTGATTGAGGCCGCAATATAACCAACATCACCTGTCGCAAGGTAGTCACGGCCAACAGCTTTAGGCGTGAAGATACCAACCTCAGTAACATCAAAGGTCTTGCCATTAGACATCATTTGAATCTTATCGCCTGGTTTAACCATTCCATTAACCACACGCACTTGGAGGATAACCCCACGGTAGGCATCATAAACAGAGTCAAAGATAAGGGCTTGGAGAGGCGCTTCGACTTCACCTTGAGGTGCAGGAACTTTCTCAACGATTTGTTCGAGAATCTCCTCGATACCGATACCAGCTTTAGCTGATGCAAGCACGGCTTCAGAAGCATCTAGTCCGATAACATCTTCAACCTCTGTACGCACACGTTCAGGATCTGCAGCTGGAAGGTCGATTTTATTGATAACTGGTAAGATTTCCAAGTCATTATCTAGGGCCAAGTAAACATTGGCAAGTGTTTGCGCTTCAATCCCTTGAGCAGCATCCACCACCAAGATTGCACCCTCACAGGCAGCAAGAGAACGTGACACTTCATAAGTAAAGTCCACGTGTCCTGGTGTGTCGATAAGGTGGAAAATATATGTTTCGCCATCTTTAGCTGTATAGTTAAGCTCAATGGCATTGAGTTTGATAGTGATACCACGTTCACGCTCGAGGTCCATACTATCAAGAAGTTGTGCCTGCATCTCACGACTTGATACTGTCTCAGTCTTTTCCAAAATACGGTCAGCAAGGGTTGATTTACCGTGGTCAATATGGGCAATAATAGAGAAGTTACGAATCTTCTCCTGTCGTTGTTTTAATTCTTCAATATTTGGCATTTTTATCTTTCCTAGTTCTTACTTGTGATTATAAAAAAACTAATCGTTACCTTCTATTATACAAAAAAGACAGGCTTTTGCCTATCTCTAATATCTGCTTTCTGACCGCATTTAATCCTTCTTACTTCTTAAAATTATCGTTGTAGTGCTTATTAATAATTGCCGAGCGCTTGTTTTCTGTAGAACTACTTGAAAATGGAGCTAAACCGAAGGCTAGTACAACAATTCCCAATAGAATGAGACTAAAAAATGGGTGCTCTATAATATAGTGTAAAATATCTGACATAGAATGGCTCCTTTTAAAGCATAATCAATACGATTATATTATCAGAAATATTATGTTTTATCAAGCAAAAAAAGAGAGCCTTTCGCTCTCCTTTTATTTTAATGGAATTGCATCCCACCATCCACGATGATGGTTTGACCTGTGATGTAGTTTGAGTCAGGTCCAGCTAAGAAGCTAACTGCTGCTGCCACATCTTCAGGTTCTGACAAACGTTTGAGAGTAATATCTTTAGCAAAAGTTTGCATACCCCATTCATCATCTTTACCAGCGTTCTTACCAACTTCATGAGCAATGTCAAACATCATTGGAGTCTTAACGATACCTGGTGCATACGCATTGACAGTGATACCTGAATCAGCCAAGTCACGCGCCAAAGTTTGAGTGATACCACGCACTGCGAATTTAGTACCACCATATACAGTCAAGTTAGGGTTACCTACGACACCAGCTTGAGATGTTGCATTGATGATTTTACCACCATGACCAAGTGCTTTAAATTGTGCTTGTGCAGCTTGAGCACCCCAGATAACACCACCGACATTGATGTTAAATGTACGTTGGAACTGTTCTTCAGTAATAGTATCAAGTGGTGTTGTTGGTGCCACACCGGCATTATTAACAACAACATTCAAATCACCAAAGTGATCAACAACTTTTTGGAAAGCAGCTGCTACTTCAGCTTGTTTAGATACATCAGCTACAACCGCAAATGCCTTGTCTACTGACAATTCAGCAACAGCTTTTTCTGCAGTTTCAGCGTTGTAGTCCAATACTCCAACTTTAAAACCATCTTCAACCAAACGTTTTGCAATTGCAAAACCAATACCTTGACCTGCACCTGTAACAATAGCAACTTTTGACATACGAAATCCTCCTCTACCAATTAGAGTCACTGGCTTAATACCGAGCCTTATCTCAATTGGAATACGCTAAGTTAGTCAAGTTCTGGCAAAGTCATTTTCATAGGCTTTGTCTTAACTCAAATAAAATTCTACCCCTTTATGAAAACGTTGTCAAGTAATTATCAAACTTTTCTGAAAACAAATAAGACCACCCTTGGGTGACCTTATTCCTATTATTCTTCAAATTCAAAACCTAGTGCTTCCATATCGTCCAAGCCACCCAA
The DNA window shown above is from Streptococcus salivarius and carries:
- a CDS encoding protein-ADP-ribose hydrolase, with translation MASRLEYLIDVLKREQGLNELEIPEKLEEQEVLYRVLQNVRNPAPVTADFLYQQDRYLQEKLVEKGVVDLKDLTPIQPNLYLWQGDITRLAVDGIVNAANSKLLGCFVPNHSCIDNAIHTAAGVELRLACHALMQEQGRDEATGQAKMTKAYNLPSRYVLHTVGPIIYEEVTDLERRQLASSYEECLTLAYKQGLRSLAFCCISTGEFHFPNEEAAKIAIKTVRQFQKEHPYMTVVFNVFKDFDYAIYEDLLKN
- the lepA gene encoding translation elongation factor 4 yields the protein MPNIEELKQRQEKIRNFSIIAHIDHGKSTLADRILEKTETVSSREMQAQLLDSMDLERERGITIKLNAIELNYTAKDGETYIFHLIDTPGHVDFTYEVSRSLAACEGAILVVDAAQGIEAQTLANVYLALDNDLEILPVINKIDLPAADPERVRTEVEDVIGLDASEAVLASAKAGIGIEEILEQIVEKVPAPQGEVEAPLQALIFDSVYDAYRGVILQVRVVNGMVKPGDKIQMMSNGKTFDVTEVGIFTPKAVGRDYLATGDVGYIAASIKTVADTRVGDTVTLADNPAAEPLHGYKQMNPMVFAGLYPIESNKYNDLREALEKLQLNDASLQFEPETSQALGFGFRCGFLGLLHMDVIQERLEREFNIDLIMTAPSVVYHVNTTDGEMLEVSNPSEFPDPTRIDAIEEPYVKAQIMVPQEYVGAVMELAQRKRGDFETMEYIDDNRVNVIYQIPLAEIVFDFFDKLKSSTRGYASFDYELSEYRRSQLVKMDILLNGDKVDALSFIVHKEFAYERGKLIVDKLKKIIPRQQFEVPIQAAIGQKIVARTDIKALRKNVLAKCYGGDVSRKRKLLEKQKAGKKRMKAIGSVEVPQEAFLSVLSMDEDEK
- the budA gene encoding acetolactate decarboxylase, encoding MSEAIKLFQYNTLGALMAGLYGGTLTVGELLEHGDLGLGTLDSIDGELIVLDGKAYQAKGSEGKVEVVEVSPDEKVPYAAVVPHQAEVIFRQRFEMTDKELEERIESYYDGVNLFRSIKIKGHFKHMHVRMIPKSTPDTKFAEVATHQPEYEADNISGTIVGIWTPEMFHGVSVAGYHLHFISDDLSFGGHVMDFIIDNGIVEVGPVDQLDQRFPVQDRQYLFAKFNVDEMREDITKAE
- a CDS encoding pyridoxamine 5'-phosphate oxidase family protein; protein product: MNYLKVLVKEIHSVVVATVDETGHPHTAVMDMMWEDGKTVYFLTADFKPLYKRLKDDGRVAVTGMTQGAGTMDRKSISLTGQVEWIGKEHLEELLKANPYMYDIYPTEEGRSHLQVFRFKKAVGDYYDLTQLPPYQDRFKIEV
- the alsS gene encoding acetolactate synthase AlsS, whose translation is MSEEKQLYGADLVVDSLINHDVDYVFGIPGAKIDRVFDTLEDKGPELIVARHEQNAAFMAQGVGRITGKPGVVLVTSGPGVSNLATGLVTATDEGDPVLAIGGQVKRADLLKRAHQSMNNVAMLEPITKYAAEVHDANTLSETVANAYRHAKSGKPGASFISIPQDVTDATVSVKAIKPMTDPKLGSASVSDINYLAQAIKNAVLPVLLLGNGASSEAVTSSIRQILESVKLPVVETFQGAGIVSRELEEDTFFGRVGLFRNQPGDMLLKKSDLIIAIGYDPIEYEARNWNAEISARIIVIDVEPAEVDTYFQPERELIGNVEATLDLLLPAIQGYKLPEGSVEYLKGLKNTVVEDVKFDRQPKEGTVHPLDLIEVLQDQTEDDMTVTVDVGSHYIWMARYFKSYEPRHLLFSNGMQTLGVALPWAISAALVRPKTKVISVSGDGGFLFSAQELETAVRLKLPIVHIIWNDGHYNMVEFQEEMKYGRSSGVDFGPVDFVKYAESFGAKGYRATSKEEFASLLQKALEQAVDGPVLIDVPIDYKDNIKLGETILPDEFY
- a CDS encoding lipoprotein, with amino-acid sequence MRKLLSIVMLAFAVVSLAACSSKDANGIPKKLQEKYTGYSENPGYDGLIFSEGSSTLIFDKKNNKITNKTEDHTEPFVVIPEDKLDGEAKGAFNKHKSEYKGDYFIFTASKKYDKDSSNVYVAVLSDGGKTIQINELEYSGKDDDYLYRFTGKAE
- a CDS encoding (S)-acetoin forming diacetyl reductase, coding for MSKVAIVTGAGQGIGFAIAKRLVEDGFKVGVLDYNAETAEKAVAELSVDKAFAVVADVSKQAEVAAAFQKVVDHFGDLNVVVNNAGVAPTTPLDTITEEQFQRTFNINVGGVIWGAQAAQAQFKALGHGGKIINATSQAGVVGNPNLTVYGGTKFAVRGITQTLARDLADSGITVNAYAPGIVKTPMMFDIAHEVGKNAGKDDEWGMQTFAKDITLKRLSEPEDVAAAVSFLAGPDSNYITGQTIIVDGGMQFH